A window from Drosophila sechellia strain sech25 unplaced genomic scaffold, ASM438219v1 Y_38, whole genome shotgun sequence encodes these proteins:
- the LOC116803465 gene encoding serine/threonine-protein phosphatase PP1, with the protein MFEKYLDEIIASLLSWKIDRKMMVPESDIVKLLKQARQVLMSEPMLLPVEAPVNVLGDIHGQYNDLLRYFETSGHPPTKRYLMLGDYVDRGKYSVETLTLLLAYKVRYPSSIHLLRGNHESAAINRYYGFYDECKRRFTIRLWRMFVDCYDCLPVAAIINSKIFCCHGGLSPSLHNLNDIQHLQRPAEVDRNGLLCDLLWSDPDPTAIGWEKNSRGVSFTFGVDIVEAFLSRFSFDLICRAHQVVEDGYEFFAKRQLITVFSAVNYCGEFDNAGAMMCVDAELNITLVVMKPKKRITISTKHVVEKLPEYL; encoded by the coding sequence ATGTTCGAAAAGTACTTGGACGAAATCATAGCATCGCTGCTTAGCTGGAAGATCGATAGAAAAATGATGGTCCCTGAATCAGATATagtaaaattattaaagcagGCTCGCCAGGTTCTTATGTCAGAACCAATGCTGTTACCTGTGGAGGCTCCTGTCAACGTGCTTGGAGACATACATGGCCAGTATAATGACCTCCTACGTTATTTCGAGACATCTGGGCATCCCCCAACAAAGCGTTATTTGATGCTGGGCGACTATGTGGACAGAGGAAAATACTCGGTGGAGACCCTAACGCTCTTGCTGGCATATAAAGTGCGTTATCCGTCGAGCATACACTTACTACGAGGAAATCATGAATCAGCGGCTATTAATCGCTATTATGGATTTTACGATGAATGCAAACGGCGTTTTACTATACGCCTATGGCGGATGTTTGTAGATTGCTACGACTGCCTTCCGGTGGCTGCAATCATTAACTCAAAGATTTTCTGTTGCCACGGAGGACTAAGTCCATCTCTACACAATTTGAATGATATTCAACATTTACAAAGACCAGCGGAAGTAGACAGGAACGGACTTCTATGCGACTTGCTTTGGTCGGATCCAGATCCAACTGCCATCGGTTGGGAAAAGAATTCTCGGGGAGTAAGCTTCACCTTTGGGGTTGATATCGTAGAGGCATTTTTATCACGTTTTAGCTTTGATCTGATATGTCGTGCTCATCAAGTTGTTGAAGATGGTTacgagttttttgccaaacgTCAACTAATAACTGTTTTCTCGGCCGTTAATTATTGCGGGGAGTTTGATAATGCCGGGGCTATGATGTGTGTGGACGCCGAGCTAAATATAACGCTGGTAGTGATGAAACCTAAGAAACGGATAACTATTTCAACAAAGCATGTTGTTGAAAAATTGCCTGAATATTTGTAA